From Neodiprion pinetum isolate iyNeoPine1 chromosome 7, iyNeoPine1.2, whole genome shotgun sequence, a single genomic window includes:
- the LOC124222949 gene encoding probable cytochrome P450 49a1 isoform X1, with protein MNAGVGKKLATGIAAVTNNHALFCHSVKFRQETDRSNPQTQDFGSALPYEAIPGPKPVPLIGNFWRFLPLIGSYPRDNQVELVKKLKKRYGKIIKLSSLPGRPDIVIVCDPKDFEKIYRTEGIWPKRDAMPSYKYYRDHVRNDFFDGVGSMVTEQGREWHSIRNVANTPMLNPKVASKYIQPINEVASDFVERMTRIRGRDEMLPATFSNELNKWALESVALLAMDTRLGCLDDPESPESSDAHRLVEAVLTMMKLTYDLDVSPSPMSAFRRKEFNRAVDVQIDISMKYINRCVERISRKEGESSETQSILEHVLTTSNKTVACVVAIDMLHAGIDTTARSMENALVHLSTNSRAQRCLREELKLVLPEVDSPVSQEDVLKLPYLKACIKESMRITPTAIGSLREVGKDVVLSGYQIPKGTVVAMYHVEASNSPEEFPEPQKYLPERWLRDSEEAGRGDRAYAPSARNANPFSFLPFGFGPRACIGQRFANLEMEILLAKIFRRWKVTYDRDLQFQSKLLYGPATPLTFRLIDD; from the exons ATGAACGCTGGTGTGGGAAAAAAACTGGCCACTGGTATCGCCGCCGTGACCAACAACCACGCGCTGTTCTGTCACTCGGTAAAATTTCGCCAAGAAACTGACCGATCCAATCCGCAAACCCAGGATTTTGGATCCGCTCTGCCCTACGAGGCAATCCCTGGGCCTAAGCCGGTACCACTGATTGGAAATTTTTGGAGATTTCTACCCCTGATTG GTTCGTATCCAAGGGATAATCAGGTGGAgctggtgaaaaaattgaaaaagcgttacgggaaaataataaaactatcATCGTTACCCGGAAGACCGGACATAGTGATCGTCTGCGATCCAAAAGACTTTGAAAAG ATTTACAGAACGGAGGGTATCTGGCCGAAGAGAGACGCTATGCCCAGTTATAAATACTACCGAGATCACGTGAGGAATGATTTCTTCGACGGAGTTGGAAGCATGGTGACAGA GCAAGGTAGAGAATGGCACTCGATAAGGAACGTGGCGAACACGCCAATGCTGAATCCAAAAGTGGCGTCTAAGTACATTCAGCCAATCAATGAAGTGGCTTCGGATTTTGTCGAGAG AATGACGAGAATCCGCGGAAGAGATGAGATGCTACCGGCAACCTTCAGCAACGAGCTTAATAAATGGGCTCTTGAAT CCGTGGCTCTTCTGGCGATGGACACTCGTCTCGGATGTCTAGACGACCCGGAATCTCCGGAAAGCAGCGACGCTCATCGTCTCGTAGAGGCTGTGCTAACCATGATGAAGCTCACTTACGACCTCGACGTCAGTCCAAGCCCCATGTCCGCCTTCCGGAGGAAGGAGTTCAATCGTGCTGTTGACGTACAAATCGA CATATCCATGAAGTACATCAATCGGTGCGTGGAACGAATAAGCCGAAAGGAGGGCGAGTCATCGGAGACCCAGAGTATTTTGGAACACGTTTTGACCACGAGTAACAAGACCGTCGCCTGTGTTGTGGCTATCGACATGTTGCACGCCGGGATCGACACG ACGGCGAGGTCGATGGAAAACGCGCTGGTGCATCTGTCGACGAACAGCAGAGCTCAGAGGTGTCTTCGAGAGGAGCTCAAGCTAGTTCTACCGGAAGTTGACTCTCCGGTAAGCCAGGAGGACGTCCTCAAACTCCCGTATCTGAAAGCTTGCATCAAGGAGAGTATGAG aatcaCCCCGACAGCAATCGGATCATTGCGAGAGGTTGGCAAAGACGTGGTACTATCGGGTTACCAAATACCAAAGGGA ACGGTGGTGGCCATGTATCACGTTGAGGCGTCAAATTCGCCGGAGGAATTCCCAGAGCCCCAGAAATACCTGCCTGAGCGATGGCTCAGAGATTCAGAGGAAGCAGGTCGAGGTGACAGGGCGTACGCGCCATCCGCCAGGAACGCTAATCCATTTTCCTTTCTCCCATTTGGATTCGGTCCGAGAGCCTGCATCGGTCAACGCTTTGCAAATTTGGAAATGGAAATTCTACTCGCGAAG ATTTTCAGAAGATGGAAGGTGACGTATGACAGAGATCTCCAGTTCCAAAGTAAACTCCTATACGGACCGGCGACACCGCTGACTTTCCGTCTAATTGATGATTGA
- the LOC124222949 gene encoding probable cytochrome P450 12a5, mitochondrial isoform X2 produces the protein MHPVVVSVVKSLYLHICTALEYVCTENLSRDLCTVVSAAVQEPKKRYICTGSYPRDNQVELVKKLKKRYGKIIKLSSLPGRPDIVIVCDPKDFEKIYRTEGIWPKRDAMPSYKYYRDHVRNDFFDGVGSMVTEQGREWHSIRNVANTPMLNPKVASKYIQPINEVASDFVERMTRIRGRDEMLPATFSNELNKWALESVALLAMDTRLGCLDDPESPESSDAHRLVEAVLTMMKLTYDLDVSPSPMSAFRRKEFNRAVDVQIDISMKYINRCVERISRKEGESSETQSILEHVLTTSNKTVACVVAIDMLHAGIDTTARSMENALVHLSTNSRAQRCLREELKLVLPEVDSPVSQEDVLKLPYLKACIKESMRITPTAIGSLREVGKDVVLSGYQIPKGTVVAMYHVEASNSPEEFPEPQKYLPERWLRDSEEAGRGDRAYAPSARNANPFSFLPFGFGPRACIGQRFANLEMEILLAKIFRRWKVTYDRDLQFQSKLLYGPATPLTFRLIDD, from the exons ATGCATCCGGTAGTAGTTTCAGTGGTCAAGTCACTGTATTTACATATTTGCACTGCACTCGAGTACGTTTGTACCGAGAATCTGTCCCGGGACCTTTGCACCGTCGTATCAGCCGCGGTTCAAGAACCGAAAAAGCGGTACATCTGCACCG GTTCGTATCCAAGGGATAATCAGGTGGAgctggtgaaaaaattgaaaaagcgttacgggaaaataataaaactatcATCGTTACCCGGAAGACCGGACATAGTGATCGTCTGCGATCCAAAAGACTTTGAAAAG ATTTACAGAACGGAGGGTATCTGGCCGAAGAGAGACGCTATGCCCAGTTATAAATACTACCGAGATCACGTGAGGAATGATTTCTTCGACGGAGTTGGAAGCATGGTGACAGA GCAAGGTAGAGAATGGCACTCGATAAGGAACGTGGCGAACACGCCAATGCTGAATCCAAAAGTGGCGTCTAAGTACATTCAGCCAATCAATGAAGTGGCTTCGGATTTTGTCGAGAG AATGACGAGAATCCGCGGAAGAGATGAGATGCTACCGGCAACCTTCAGCAACGAGCTTAATAAATGGGCTCTTGAAT CCGTGGCTCTTCTGGCGATGGACACTCGTCTCGGATGTCTAGACGACCCGGAATCTCCGGAAAGCAGCGACGCTCATCGTCTCGTAGAGGCTGTGCTAACCATGATGAAGCTCACTTACGACCTCGACGTCAGTCCAAGCCCCATGTCCGCCTTCCGGAGGAAGGAGTTCAATCGTGCTGTTGACGTACAAATCGA CATATCCATGAAGTACATCAATCGGTGCGTGGAACGAATAAGCCGAAAGGAGGGCGAGTCATCGGAGACCCAGAGTATTTTGGAACACGTTTTGACCACGAGTAACAAGACCGTCGCCTGTGTTGTGGCTATCGACATGTTGCACGCCGGGATCGACACG ACGGCGAGGTCGATGGAAAACGCGCTGGTGCATCTGTCGACGAACAGCAGAGCTCAGAGGTGTCTTCGAGAGGAGCTCAAGCTAGTTCTACCGGAAGTTGACTCTCCGGTAAGCCAGGAGGACGTCCTCAAACTCCCGTATCTGAAAGCTTGCATCAAGGAGAGTATGAG aatcaCCCCGACAGCAATCGGATCATTGCGAGAGGTTGGCAAAGACGTGGTACTATCGGGTTACCAAATACCAAAGGGA ACGGTGGTGGCCATGTATCACGTTGAGGCGTCAAATTCGCCGGAGGAATTCCCAGAGCCCCAGAAATACCTGCCTGAGCGATGGCTCAGAGATTCAGAGGAAGCAGGTCGAGGTGACAGGGCGTACGCGCCATCCGCCAGGAACGCTAATCCATTTTCCTTTCTCCCATTTGGATTCGGTCCGAGAGCCTGCATCGGTCAACGCTTTGCAAATTTGGAAATGGAAATTCTACTCGCGAAG ATTTTCAGAAGATGGAAGGTGACGTATGACAGAGATCTCCAGTTCCAAAGTAAACTCCTATACGGACCGGCGACACCGCTGACTTTCCGTCTAATTGATGATTGA